A genomic region of Drosophila kikkawai strain 14028-0561.14 chromosome X, DkikHiC1v2, whole genome shotgun sequence contains the following coding sequences:
- the LOC108085947 gene encoding arginine-glutamic acid dipeptide repeats protein isoform X3 yields the protein MSDINDDLLNYELGDDIDDQTLLGADEDELLLSDEELEKDVTNEVKQQMRAEAEEWAQEQIRQHERKHKEQLQAGRGAVVTSTSASAPSAAPSTEAAPADPEPYTPAPAPAAASNPAAAPAPAYTPAPTAASSIPPSFEKTPAAVVEEEKVAEQLVTVDPSTTTNSEHQPPPAKEAPTTQKQEEEAAVPKANNAGEETTAQGETGLSSLLASSQESLPSVSSASVASELPDPREDEEEREERTNYKTASERADSNMRHQQEHGHMSPYQQHQQQRRHHGHSDKQRGSGGGGGGRYMQNQNQMGKPPRGIGTRHHLLRNPSPMFGVQQQQQRMGMAGGMQPPPQRYGMPGQYPPTQPPNQSPQQAPTNTQQPHSAPAASPLHNPSHSHMMHHSHSHGHNPNGGGPPHLLPHPHEQVRVGLLQPPPMGYAPNPGGGGGGGYRNGALLGPGPGPGPGPHQLQQSPAGMRPPLYRNAPPYGYDQGHPPQHPPQFMRPHNGWRPQGDTARMPRPPLQTLPPHMMPGAPPNYANGMGMRGPPPPQQQQQQQSSQQQPLPQLQQQQLPPGHPSQQQQQVGGNPGQQQPPPNGPPPPSQQQQSSSSVPRVSKVLINPNFKGGVEAATNKFIKETHFMPAINSEAELLRQQEEFINKNRQYFEKRRMERSPPSAGTGSGSGAASGQAGERRRGTRSRSRSRGRSYSPVKRTERERERERERERDRERDRERDRERDRERYGGATGRTAGSRGFRRASSRDRDENRGGGGTSTASGSQGASGGAVSAGAAPAKRRRSGSPSSASGNRNPFSGEPRGRTSDAGSRNAPSDEDEETRNYRLEIEKQKQLREKIMRDKELKRRRAAEEKLHEEKRAEQHNSPAEGDQDTAGAATAPAPAGQGSAAAPSAAAATAALRHERKVISLKRRDDQEGGNGGRNRQVQQPPTRKQVTAAKIAPEAKRSITEHLAPSSKQQQQQHHHQPARAVTATAGAGGGAAGGVAVTVTATATGGTPPKPRDMLRLGMPSDDEVELDYDDDDLLLDEEDRLLATPSPPPQKTSSKRSATPELLVVKRNHKVVRGSSSAASAASFGSGQRRVVLKPTSNGSGEQQQSSHSGRQRERRQREQDHGQQRKSSGGGSSSGGSGAAGGIFDRLEKRQASSGGGGSSHKQRSKAPARIVLKHD from the exons ATGTCGGACATTAA CGATGACCTGCTCAATTACGAACTGGGGGACGACATCGATGACCAGACCCTGCTCGGCGCCGACGAGGACGAGTTGCTACTCTCGGACGAAG AGCTCGAAAAGGATGTCACCAACGAGGTGAAGCAGCAGATGCGCGCAGAGGCCGAGGAGTGGGCCCAAGAGCAGATACGCCAGCATGAACGCAAGCACAAGGAGCAGCTGCAGGCTGGCCGGGGAGCAGTAGTAACTTCaacttcagcttcagctccttCAGCAGCACCTTCAACGGAAGCCGCTCCCGCGGACCCAGAACCCTATACTCCAGCCCCGGCTCCTGCTGCGGCTTCTaatccagctgctgctcctgctccagcctACACTCCCGCTCCCACTGCCGCCAGCAGCATTCCGCCCAGCTTCGAGAAAACTCCAGCTGCTGTtgtggaggaggagaaggtaGCAGAGCAGCTAGTGACAGTTGATCCCAGCACCACGACAAACTCAGAGCATCAGCCGCCTCCAGCTAAGGAAGCACCGACTACGCAAAAGCAAGAGGAAGAGGCGGCTGTGCCAAAGGCAAACAATGCCGGCGAAGAAACTACTGCCCAGGGGGAGACGGGCCTCTCTTCGCTGCTGGCCTCCTCGCAGGAGAGCCTGCCTAGCGTTAGCTCTGCCTCGGTGGCCTCAGAGTTGCCCGATCCGcgcgaggatgaggaggagcgCGAGGAGCGCACTAACTACAAGACGGCCAGCGAGCGTGCCGACAGCAATATGCGACATCAGCAGGAGCATGGCCACATGTCGCCTtaccagcagcaccagcaacagcgCCGACACCACGGCCACTCAG ACAAACAGCGTGGtagcggcggcggaggaggcggaCGCTACAtgcagaatcagaatcagatgGGAAAACCTCCACGCGGGATCGGGACACGGCACCATCTGCTGCGCAATCCCTCGCCCATGTTCGGtgtacagcagcagcagcagcgcatGGGGATGGCCGGAGGAATGCAACCGCCACCTCAGCGATACGGCATGCCGG GCCAGTACCCGCCAACTCAGCCACCCAACCAGTCACCACAACAGGCACCGACCAACACACAACAGCCACACAGCGCTCCCGCCGCCTCTCCCCTCCACAATCCCTCGCATTCGCACATGATGCACCACAGTCACAGTCACGGTCACAATCCGAACGGAGGCGGACCGCCACATCTGCTGCCGCATCCGCACGAGCAGGTGCGTGTGGGCCTATTGCAGCCGCCGCCAATGGGTTATGCCCCTAATcctggcggtggcggtggaggTGGCTATCGTAATGGAGCATTATTGGGTCCAGGACCGGGACCGGGACCTGGGCCGCATCAGCTTCAGCAATCGCCGGCAGGCATGCGACCTCCCTTGTACCGCAATGCACCGCCCTATGGCTACGACCAGGGTCATCCGCCCCAGCATCCGCCGCAGTTTATGCGTCCGCACAATGGCTGGCGGCCGCAGGGCGACACAGCGCGCATGCCGCGACCTCCGCTGCAGACCCTGCCGCCGCACATGATGCCCGGAGCCCCGCCCAACTACGCCAATGGCATGGGAATGCGAGGTCCACCGCCCCctcagcaacagcaacagcagcagtcgtCGCAGCAACAGCCATTGCctcagctgcagcagcagcagctgccgccgGGGCATCCgtcgcagcaacagcagcaggttGGTGGCAATCCAGGACAGCAGCAACCACCGCCGAACggaccgccgccgccgtcgcagcagcagcaaagctCTTCGTCGGTGCCGCGCGTCAGCAAGGTGCTCATCAATCCGAATTTCAAGGGCGGCGTCGAGGCAGCCACCAACAAGTTCATTAAGGAGACGCACTTCATGCCGGCCATCAACAGTGAGGCGGAGCTGCTGCGCCAGCAGGAGGAGTTCATCAACAAGAACCGGCAATACTTCGAGAAACGGCGTATGGAGCGCTCGCCTCCGTCCGCAGGCACAGGATCTGGGTCGGGCGCTGCTTCTGGACAGGCGGGCGAACGTCGGCGCGGAACACGCAGCCGCAGCCGTTCCCGAGGACGCAGCTACTCGCCGGTAAAGCGCACGGAAAGGGAGAGAGAACgcgagcgggagcgggagcgtGACCGAGAGAGGGACCGGGAGCGTGATCGGGAACGTGATCGCGAGCGATATGGCGGCGCCACTGGAAGGACTGCGGGAAGCCGAGGATTCCGGCGAGCATCTAGCCGCGACAGGGACGAGAATCGTGGTGGCGGTGGCACAAGTACAGCCAGTGGTAGTCAAGGAGCAAGCGGTGGCGCAGTATCCGCCGGTGCTGCCCCAGCTAAGCGACGTCGCAGTGGCTCCCCTAGCTCTGCCTCTGGCAACCGGAACCCCTTCTCCGGGGAGCCGCGCGGCCGGACGTCGGACGCGGGCAGCCGTAATGCG CCGAGCGATGAGGATGAAGAGACGCGCAACTACCGCCTGGAGATCGaaaagcagaagcagctgcGCGAGAAGATCATGCGGGACAAGGAGCTGAAGCGTAGGCGCGCAGCCGAGGAGAAACTTCATGAG gAAAAACGCGCCGAGCAGCACAATTCACCAGCTGAGGGTGACCAGGATACGGCAGGAGCCGCCACCGCCCCCGCCCCCGCCGGACAAggatcagcagcagcgccatcggcagcagcagcaacagcagccttGCGTCACGAGCGCAAGGTCATCTCCTTAAAGCGTCGCGATGACCAGGAGGGAGGCAACGGTGGTCGCAACAGACAGGTGCAGCAGCCTCCAACACGCAAGCAAGTAACGGCAGCGAAAATAGCTCCTGAGGCCAAACGCAGTATAACAGAGCACCTGGCTCCCTCctccaagcagcagcagcagcaacatcatcatcagccgGCCAGAGCAGTTACGGCCACTGCTGGggccggaggaggagctgctggaggTGTCGCTGTAACTGTGACCGCGACCGCAACTGGTGGAACTCCGCCGAAGCCGCGCGATATGCTGCGTCTGGGCATGCCCAGTGACGACGAGGTGGAACTGgactacgacgacgacgacctgCTGCTGGACGAGGAGGATCGTCTGTTGGCCACGccatcgccgccgccgcagaaaaccagcagcaagcgaTCGGCCACGCCAGAGCTGTTGGTGGTGAAGCGTAACCACAAGGTGGTGCGCGGCAGCAGCTCGGCGGCGTCAGCGGCCAGCTTTGGTTCCGGCCAAAGGAGGGTGGTGCTAAAGCCGACCAGCAATGGCAGCGGCGAACAGCAGCAGTCCTCGCACAGCGGCAGGCAGCGGGAGAGGAGGCAGCGGGAGCAGGACCATGGACAGCAAAGGAAGAGCAGCGGAGGTGGCAGCAGTTCGGGTggatcaggagcagcaggaggcaTCTTTGATCGGCTGGAGAAGCGACAGGCATCGTCTGGAGGAGGCGGGAGCAGCCACAAGCAGCGCTCCAAGGCGCCCGCCCGCATCGTACTCAAGCACGATTGA